One Mesorhizobium sp. B2-1-1 DNA window includes the following coding sequences:
- a CDS encoding LysR family transcriptional regulator, producing the protein MELHQVRYFLAVAATLNFTRAAEQCNVTQPALTKGVQKLEQELGGELIYRERQLTQLTDLGKEVLPMLERTLSSAEAVCRRAQEFQRKEVAPLKIGLAPSISASLVLDPIAEIAKFVPGLHVELYEGVAQRLVDLLLEGEISAAIVGDVPDMPARIDDWLLFEERYVAVLAPTHRLANRLSIGIDDLRQTVLLDRAGCDVAPKIQQTYFPKGPPHLGHCSGHELHLQHMAAAGFGVMLAPEHMPRLPSLKTIPLEGDQVWREVRLLAVQGRRYSPALDAFVKVARLRDWSIDVPHRGMLDPTFPKAAGVPA; encoded by the coding sequence ATGGAGCTTCATCAAGTCCGCTACTTCCTCGCCGTCGCGGCCACCCTCAACTTCACTCGCGCGGCCGAGCAGTGCAACGTAACGCAGCCCGCCCTGACAAAGGGGGTGCAGAAGCTTGAGCAGGAGCTCGGCGGCGAATTGATTTACCGTGAGCGCCAATTGACGCAGCTCACCGACCTCGGAAAGGAAGTCCTTCCGATGCTGGAACGCACATTGTCCTCGGCGGAGGCGGTGTGTCGCAGAGCCCAGGAGTTCCAGCGCAAGGAGGTCGCACCACTGAAGATCGGCCTCGCCCCCTCCATCTCGGCGTCGCTCGTGCTCGATCCGATCGCGGAGATTGCAAAGTTCGTGCCTGGACTTCACGTGGAGCTGTACGAGGGTGTAGCGCAGAGACTCGTCGATTTATTGCTTGAGGGGGAGATCAGCGCCGCAATCGTCGGTGACGTGCCCGACATGCCCGCCCGCATCGACGACTGGTTGCTATTCGAGGAGCGCTACGTCGCAGTTCTCGCGCCAACACACCGCTTGGCGAACCGTCTATCGATCGGTATCGACGACCTCCGACAGACCGTCTTGCTGGATCGCGCGGGATGCGACGTCGCCCCAAAAATCCAACAGACGTATTTTCCAAAGGGACCACCCCATCTCGGCCACTGCAGCGGTCATGAATTGCACCTGCAGCACATGGCGGCGGCTGGCTTCGGCGTGATGCTCGCACCAGAGCACATGCCGCGCCTTCCCTCACTCAAGACCATTCCGCTCGAAGGCGATCAGGTTTGGCGGGAAGTCCGGTTGCTGGCTGTGCAGGGGCGCCGCTACTCGCCGGCGCTGGACGCTTTTGTCAAGGTCGCGCGGCTTCGCGACTGGTCGATCGATGTCCCCCATCGCGGGATGCTGGACCCAACGTTTCCGAAGGCGGCGGGCGTGCCGGCATGA
- a CDS encoding peroxiredoxin-like family protein gives MTLVRQRAVEALATSGLAERAAQAGDQAPPFRLHDGHGRAFSSCEALRRGPMVLFFYRGRWCPYCTVDLRAIEACSHDIRSLGASLVVISQQTAHNSLETQRWNALSFASLVDAGGKVAHAFGLRWRASDELRFVEKECGIDLATFNGDPSWTLTMPARYVVAPDGTIKYADISVDYTRRGDPCDLIPVLANLAAH, from the coding sequence GTGACGCTGGTTCGGCAACGGGCGGTGGAAGCGCTTGCCACATCCGGATTGGCCGAGCGGGCCGCGCAGGCCGGGGATCAAGCCCCTCCGTTCCGGCTGCATGATGGGCATGGCCGGGCATTCTCATCATGCGAGGCGCTGCGTCGAGGCCCGATGGTTCTCTTCTTCTACAGGGGGAGATGGTGTCCCTACTGCACAGTCGACCTTCGCGCGATCGAGGCGTGCTCTCACGACATACGCAGCCTCGGCGCCTCGCTGGTTGTCATCTCACAACAGACGGCCCACAACAGCCTTGAGACGCAGAGGTGGAATGCCCTTTCATTCGCGAGCCTGGTCGACGCGGGTGGCAAGGTCGCGCACGCTTTCGGCCTACGCTGGAGGGCCTCCGACGAACTGCGTTTCGTCGAGAAGGAATGCGGCATAGATCTCGCGACCTTCAACGGCGATCCGAGCTGGACGTTGACTATGCCGGCCCGGTACGTCGTTGCGCCCGACGGAACGATCAAATACGCCGATATCAGTGTCGACTATACGCGACGCGGCGACCCGTGCGATCTGATTCCGGTCCTCGCCAACCTCGCTGCGCACTAG
- a CDS encoding LysR family transcriptional regulator has product MDRFEAMSLLVRSAEAGSFSAAGRQLGVPLPTVSRKVAELETHLNTQLLVRSTRKLSLTEAGLAYVAACKRILEQVEEAESQASGEYTVPRGTLTMTAPIVFGRFHVVPVVNEFLARFPQISIQLTLTDHTINIVDEHIDLAVRVGMLPDSTLVATKVGEIRRVVCGSPDYFAAHGVPKTPDDLAEHMCVTFTALAAGMTWVFKPRGKATRSVRPYCRLKINTAESAIDAALAGVGVTNVLSYQIARPVAAGKLRIILEDYEPDPIPVHLVHTGQAILPLKLRRFMEFAASRLRKSLAADLAKLSAPKICAKTTK; this is encoded by the coding sequence ATGGACCGGTTTGAAGCAATGTCGCTTTTGGTAAGGTCGGCGGAGGCCGGCAGTTTCTCCGCGGCAGGCCGTCAGCTCGGCGTCCCTCTACCGACCGTCAGTCGGAAGGTCGCCGAATTGGAGACCCACCTCAATACCCAGCTGCTGGTCCGATCGACGCGGAAACTGTCCCTGACCGAAGCGGGGCTCGCCTACGTCGCCGCCTGCAAACGCATCCTGGAACAGGTCGAGGAAGCCGAATCGCAGGCCTCTGGGGAGTACACAGTCCCGCGCGGTACGCTCACGATGACCGCGCCTATTGTCTTTGGGCGCTTCCACGTAGTGCCTGTCGTGAATGAATTCCTCGCGCGTTTCCCGCAGATCAGCATTCAACTGACGCTCACCGATCACACGATCAACATCGTCGACGAGCACATCGACCTGGCCGTCCGCGTCGGCATGTTGCCCGATAGCACACTCGTCGCGACGAAGGTGGGCGAGATCAGGCGTGTGGTGTGCGGCAGCCCCGACTATTTCGCCGCCCATGGCGTCCCGAAAACGCCTGACGACCTGGCCGAGCACATGTGCGTGACGTTCACGGCACTCGCAGCTGGGATGACGTGGGTTTTCAAGCCGCGCGGCAAGGCGACGAGGAGCGTGCGTCCCTACTGTCGGCTGAAGATCAACACGGCGGAGTCCGCGATCGACGCGGCGCTCGCCGGCGTCGGCGTGACGAACGTGCTCTCTTACCAAATCGCGAGGCCTGTGGCCGCGGGGAAGCTCAGGATCATCCTGGAGGACTACGAGCCTGACCCGATCCCGGTGCATCTGGTGCACACCGGACAGGCGATCCTGCCCCTCAAGCTGCGGCGCTTCATGGAGTTCGCCGCTTCTCGGCTGCGCAAGTCGCTTGCGGCCGACCTGGCCAAGCTCTCCGCGCCAAAGATATGCGCAAAAACGACGAAGTAG
- a CDS encoding carboxymuconolactone decarboxylase family protein, with protein MSRIAIPGRDDAPAESQPILDNINKMLGFVPNHYRLMSISPNVLGGWAGLMGSLSKALDLKTREGIALAVSEANGCDYCLAAHSYVSTNLAKIPPEEIDLNRQGRSSDSKRQAAVAFAKALIETRGKLSDAQFAAVKDAGWTDASTLEMIALTAQFLLTNFVNNAVRTPIDFPEVRPAKAV; from the coding sequence ATGTCCCGCATCGCTATCCCGGGTCGCGACGACGCGCCTGCCGAATCCCAGCCAATCCTCGACAACATCAACAAGATGCTCGGCTTCGTACCGAACCACTATCGCCTCATGTCCATCAGTCCGAACGTTCTGGGCGGCTGGGCCGGTCTGATGGGGTCGCTGTCCAAGGCCCTCGATCTGAAGACCCGGGAGGGCATCGCGCTCGCGGTTTCGGAGGCAAATGGCTGCGACTATTGCCTTGCAGCGCACAGCTATGTCTCAACGAACCTCGCGAAGATCCCTCCGGAGGAAATCGATCTAAACCGGCAGGGCCGATCGAGCGACTCCAAGCGCCAAGCTGCGGTCGCCTTCGCGAAGGCGCTTATCGAGACGCGCGGCAAACTCTCCGACGCCCAGTTTGCGGCGGTCAAGGATGCGGGCTGGACGGATGCTAGTACCCTCGAAATGATCGCGCTGACTGCTCAGTTCCTGTTGACCAACTTCGTGAACAATGCAGTGCGGACCCCGATTGATTTTCCGGAGGTGAGGCCCGCGAAGGCAGTCTAA
- a CDS encoding OsmC family protein has translation MTNSNDGAPHPQAVVGGDLDGAGALNGRAGASEFSIGGLNGRGGITAGANPYELLSASLAACTAMTIRLQARRRKFPLSHVEVAVSYHHGIEGSRDSFERSIRLEGNLSDEERAQLMQAADMCPVGRTLGLSADIRTNDNVSVGRAASYDDDLRKLPIPNIDPD, from the coding sequence ATGACGAACTCGAATGATGGCGCTCCCCACCCGCAGGCCGTGGTAGGCGGCGATCTTGACGGCGCCGGCGCGCTCAACGGCCGCGCCGGCGCATCGGAATTCTCCATTGGCGGCCTCAATGGGAGGGGCGGCATCACGGCCGGGGCAAACCCCTACGAGCTGCTCAGCGCTTCGCTCGCCGCGTGCACAGCGATGACGATACGGCTGCAGGCGCGAAGGCGGAAATTCCCGCTTTCTCATGTCGAGGTGGCTGTTTCATATCACCACGGCATCGAGGGCAGCCGCGACTCCTTCGAGCGTTCCATCCGGCTCGAAGGAAACCTGAGCGACGAGGAACGTGCCCAACTGATGCAGGCCGCGGACATGTGTCCGGTGGGGCGGACGCTTGGCCTCAGCGCCGACATCCGCACGAACGACAACGTCAGCGTCGGGCGAGCGGCTAGCTATGACGACGACTTGCGCAAGCTTCCGATCCCGAACATCGACCCCGACTAG